Below is a window of Paenibacillus bovis DNA.
ACCCCGCCGTAACCGGTGGAACCTACAATAGCTACTCTTGTTTTAACTGGATTCACTCTTGTTTCCCCCTGTTCGCCATCTTCCTGGCCTTTGCATTTCCGAATATAAGATGTGTATTATTATACATCCGATGTAATATAAATACAACCTTCATTGCATATAAGTACCTCTAGCAGATAAAATAGCAGAAGTACTATACAGATTATGTTACCTTCTTACTTTAGATCGCTCACTGTTACCCATGTAGAACATTATTCTTTAGATAAAAGATAAATGCTGCTTTATTCATCGCTTCAACATCAGTCGAATACTTTTTTACATTTTGTCTGTCACTTATCAACACTTTATGTTCATGGATTTATTCAATTCATACTGTTATTTAATTCATTTCGATCCTGATTATTATCCAATCCATATCGTGGAAGGAGTTCCTTATGAATACATTCGAAAGACCGGATACAAATACCTCTTTTTCTTTTTCAACCGATACAGCAGCTCTGGCAATATTCGATATGCAGGCGATTCACCACCGGATCACGGATACACCCGACTGGTGGACGATCCCGGAAGACGAACTCGGCGAACTAAATCAGGGGAATATAATTGTATGTCATCTACCTGCAGACGGTACCTATGACGTTCAGCTTGTTCCGCATCTAGCAGATACACAGGTGCGCTGTCATCTACATGTTCCATCCGGACAAATATTTATCGGTGCCGGGGAAGATATCACTGGAGGAAATTTGCAGCCGGATGATCCGACTTTTGTATCCGGACAAATTATCACGCTGCCTCCCGGCAATTATGAGCTTTCTGTTCATCTCAATGAATACAAGATACAGATATCGTTTATCCCGGCCAGAGAACATCATAACTCACGGAGAGATTCTATTCGGCTCGATTAAATATAGCAGTCGATCATCCCAAAATTCTGCATCATGTAGATCTTATATTCATCCTATTATGTATATAACTATGGTTGATTCTTTCACTTTACTTATTCTGCACGAAATATATTGAAAAAGCGTACAAACCGATTATGCACGACCGGTCTGTACGCTTTATTTTCATTCCAACAGCTAATCATCTTACATCGCTGCCACAATCATGGAATCTTTATTTGTATTTCGTTGAAATAACTGCTTTTCAGCCTGTATTTCATTTGTCCTGTTCATTGTAACCTGCACTGTACATCATACTCTTCTGGACCGTTTATTCTTGTCTATCAATGATCACCACATATTATGCAGGATCATCCAGGCAACTTGAATCCTTTACCCAGTACTTCATGCGCATTGCTAATAATGACAAATGCATCCGGATCGACTGCTCGTACAATAGTTTTCAACCGGCTGGCTTCATTTTGCCCGACAACAACCATGAATACCGTTCGGTCGTCGCCTGTATATCCACCCTGAGCATTCAACTTGGTGAGTCCACGATCCAGGTCATTCAGAATCGCCAGACGCATCGGTTCAATCTCATCAGAGATGATATAAGCCACTTTGGAGTTACTGAATCCCAGCTCCACCGCATCAATCATTTTACTCGTTACAAATAGACCGATCAGCGCATACAGCGCCTGTTCCGGCTTGAGCAGTAGCCCTGCCAGCAGAATAACGGTACCATCTGTCAAAATGACACAGAAAGACATGCTAAATCCGGTCAGCTTGTGTATAATCTGCGCCAGAATCGCCATTCCGCCTGTCGATCCCCGGCCGCGGAATACAATGCCCAGACCAATACCTACACCGATCCCGCCATACAGTGCACCCAGCAGTGGATTGGTGGTAGGCGCCGG
It encodes the following:
- a CDS encoding DUF6386 family protein codes for the protein MNTFERPDTNTSFSFSTDTAALAIFDMQAIHHRITDTPDWWTIPEDELGELNQGNIIVCHLPADGTYDVQLVPHLADTQVRCHLHVPSGQIFIGAGEDITGGNLQPDDPTFVSGQIITLPPGNYELSVHLNEYKIQISFIPAREHHNSRRDSIRLD
- a CDS encoding YitT family protein — protein: MMTTSSQSNARRRKPPMIPLTGPLRNSWDAALIVIGACIMALAFNLFLLPNHIASGGVAGISIIASEVMGIEPAYTQWVFNIPLFVAGYLLLGHQASIRSLLGTIVLPMFIYLTRDLPAPTTNPLLGALYGGIGVGIGLGIVFRGRGSTGGMAILAQIIHKLTGFSMSFCVILTDGTVILLAGLLLKPEQALYALIGLFVTSKMIDAVELGFSNSKVAYIISDEIEPMRLAILNDLDRGLTKLNAQGGYTGDDRTVFMVVVGQNEASRLKTIVRAVDPDAFVIISNAHEVLGKGFKLPG